Proteins encoded together in one Ferroglobus placidus DSM 10642 window:
- a CDS encoding zinc finger C2H2-type domain protein, giving the protein MSVLKDVLSRESCSTPFPEPEPEHEHGCEKSETGEKSETTLKCPFCEYRASNLAKLKSHILRHDLSICPVCGKKFKRLLSHVAGMRDEKHQELYALIGHYGKGNRDRLRELRGRFLEK; this is encoded by the coding sequence ATGTCCGTCCTGAAGGATGTTTTAAGCAGAGAGTCTTGTTCAACTCCCTTTCCTGAACCTGAACCCGAGCATGAGCATGGATGTGAGAAGTCTGAGACCGGTGAGAAGTCTGAGACCACTCTCAAATGCCCTTTTTGCGAATACAGAGCTAGCAATCTAGCAAAACTCAAAAGCCACATCCTGAGGCACGACCTCAGCATCTGCCCTGTGTGCGGTAAGAAGTTCAAGAGATTGCTAAGCCACGTTGCAGGGATGAGGGATGAAAAGCACCAGGAGCTCTACGCTCTGATAGGGCACTATGGCAAAGGCAACAGAGATCGGTTGAGAGAGCTGAGGGGCAGGTTTCTGGAAAAGTAG